A genome region from Dickeya chrysanthemi NCPPB 402 includes the following:
- a CDS encoding glutathione S-transferase family protein, with amino-acid sequence MGIKLHHLNDSRSMRILWLLEEAQLPYELVRYRRNPTTQLAPEELKAIHPLGKSPVVEIDGKVIVESGAIVEYIIGKYAPHLAPDAQEACYVDYLQWIHFAESSAMLPVLLKVFNQFEKQNGQTLQFLDAYAETEFRKVFAYLDDYLASREFIVGQRLTGADFMLGFVVKLVTERFNLGQQYPNILRYATRLSDTPSWQKAQRLESAPA; translated from the coding sequence ATGGGCATAAAGCTACATCATCTGAATGACTCGCGATCCATGCGTATCCTCTGGTTGCTTGAAGAAGCGCAGCTTCCTTATGAGTTGGTCCGCTACCGGCGCAACCCGACGACGCAACTGGCGCCGGAAGAACTGAAGGCTATCCACCCATTGGGTAAATCGCCGGTGGTTGAGATTGACGGCAAGGTGATTGTCGAGTCAGGCGCTATCGTTGAGTACATTATCGGTAAGTACGCACCGCACCTGGCACCCGACGCGCAGGAAGCCTGTTATGTCGACTATCTGCAATGGATTCATTTTGCGGAAAGCTCGGCCATGCTGCCTGTGTTACTGAAAGTGTTTAATCAGTTTGAAAAACAAAATGGTCAGACGTTGCAGTTTCTGGATGCGTATGCCGAAACAGAATTCAGAAAAGTGTTTGCTTATCTGGACGACTACCTTGCCTCGCGTGAGTTTATTGTCGGACAGCGCCTGACCGGGGCGGATTTTATGCTGGGCTTCGTCGTGAAGCTGGTCACGGAGCGGTTTAATCTGGGGCAGCAATACCCCAACATTCTCCGTTATGCGACGCGATTGTCTGATACGCCGAGCTGGCAGAAGGCGCAGCGTCTGGAATCGGCACCGGCATAA
- a CDS encoding coniferyl aldehyde dehydrogenase, which produces MPLAQTSNDLKAILQTMKNAHIATGPADAALRRDRLVRSALLIRENYSSLSKAMDADFGHRSLYQSLVADMATTVKTLEHSAEYVAEWMKPTLVDSPMPGMQSWIQRQPLGVVGVISPWNFPINLAFAPLAGVFAAGNTAMLKPSELTPATSELLAELIARYFDPLELEVVLGDAAIGAAFSSLPFDHLVFTGSSAVGRHVMRAAAENLVPVTLELGGKSPVVIDHDADVALAAQRTLTVKTFNAGQICLSPDYVMLREDQVDAFVHAGKTFMTQAFPTLQQNPDYTAIITSRHYERLVGLLTDAASKGATLLSLAPQGEPDFDAASRKIAPHLVLNVTDDMQIMQEEIFGPLLPIRTCSLQEEAIAYINAHPRPLAAYYFGQQTARQTLFAERTTSGALVINDVMTHASIDELPFGGVGASGMGAYHGIHGFQRFSHAKPIVVQNEEGTSNLRLRAPYSDKLSQLEAFLND; this is translated from the coding sequence ATGCCTTTAGCGCAAACAAGCAACGATTTAAAAGCGATATTGCAGACCATGAAGAACGCCCACATCGCGACCGGGCCTGCCGATGCTGCGCTGCGTCGTGACAGACTGGTGCGCAGCGCCCTGCTTATCCGGGAAAACTATTCGTCGCTCAGCAAAGCGATGGATGCGGATTTTGGTCACCGTAGCTTGTATCAGTCGTTGGTCGCCGATATGGCCACGACAGTGAAAACGCTTGAGCATTCCGCAGAATACGTAGCGGAGTGGATGAAACCGACGCTTGTCGATAGCCCGATGCCGGGGATGCAATCCTGGATACAGCGTCAACCGCTGGGGGTGGTAGGGGTCATCAGCCCATGGAATTTCCCTATCAATCTGGCGTTTGCTCCGCTGGCCGGCGTGTTTGCCGCCGGCAACACCGCCATGCTGAAACCATCGGAACTGACGCCGGCGACATCGGAACTGCTGGCGGAACTGATCGCCCGTTATTTTGACCCGCTGGAGCTGGAAGTGGTGTTGGGTGATGCGGCAATCGGCGCGGCATTCAGTAGCTTGCCGTTTGATCATTTGGTCTTTACCGGTAGTTCTGCCGTTGGCCGCCATGTCATGCGTGCTGCCGCGGAGAACCTGGTGCCGGTCACGCTGGAACTGGGCGGGAAATCGCCGGTGGTGATTGACCACGATGCCGATGTCGCTCTGGCGGCGCAGCGGACGCTAACGGTGAAAACCTTTAATGCCGGGCAGATTTGCCTTTCCCCCGACTATGTCATGCTGCGTGAAGACCAGGTCGATGCCTTTGTACATGCCGGTAAGACATTCATGACACAGGCATTTCCGACGCTTCAGCAGAACCCGGACTATACGGCTATTATTACGTCGCGACACTATGAGCGTCTGGTCGGATTGTTAACGGATGCCGCAAGCAAAGGGGCGACATTGTTGAGCCTGGCCCCGCAGGGTGAACCGGATTTCGACGCCGCTTCCCGCAAAATCGCGCCGCATCTGGTCCTGAACGTGACTGATGATATGCAGATTATGCAGGAAGAAATCTTCGGACCGCTGTTGCCGATTCGCACCTGTTCTTTGCAGGAAGAGGCGATTGCGTACATCAATGCGCACCCTCGTCCGCTGGCGGCGTATTACTTCGGCCAACAGACGGCGCGGCAAACCCTGTTCGCTGAACGCACCACCTCGGGTGCACTGGTTATCAATGATGTGATGACGCACGCCAGTATCGATGAGCTGCCCTTCGGCGGGGTGGGGGCATCCGGGATGGGGGCTTACCACGGCATTCATGGTTTCCAACGTTTTAGCCATGCCAAACCGATTGTGGTCCAAAATGAAGAGGGAACCTCAAACCTGCGTTTACGGGCACCCTATAGCGACAAACTGTCTCAGCTTGAAGCGTTTCTGAACGACTAA
- a CDS encoding AzlD domain-containing protein, with the protein MSWGLLLLLALVVFTYRYVFLEPSVPVRLPALFREALNYSAPCLLTAICGPVILMQQDTLRPLPDNPYLWGAIGSVVIALLIRHTMLAVMGSLGVFYLLCFWLLP; encoded by the coding sequence ATGAGTTGGGGATTATTGTTACTGTTGGCGCTGGTGGTATTTACCTATCGCTACGTGTTTCTGGAACCCAGCGTTCCCGTCAGGCTGCCGGCCTTATTTCGGGAAGCGCTTAACTATTCGGCCCCCTGCCTGCTGACGGCGATTTGCGGCCCGGTGATCCTGATGCAGCAGGACACGCTGCGCCCCTTGCCGGATAACCCGTATCTGTGGGGTGCGATAGGCAGCGTAGTGATAGCATTACTGATTCGCCACACGATGCTGGCGGTAATGGGAAGCTTGGGTGTGTTTTATCTGCTTTGCTTCTGGCTACTGCCATAA
- a CDS encoding type 1 glutamine amidotransferase domain-containing protein: MKILMVLTSHDQLGNTGKKTGFWLEEFAAPYYVFKDAGAEVVLASPAGGQPPLDPKSDLPEFQTELTHRFKADPAAQQALATTVKLDSVSMDDFDTVFYPGGHGPLWDLAESPTSIALIEAFERAGKPIGFVCHAPGVLRHVKAANGEPLIKGRRVTGFTNSEEAAVELTDVVPFLIEDEFQKLGGLYSKGPDWHPYLVEDGKLITGQNPASSEVVAKALLKQLA, from the coding sequence ATGAAAATATTGATGGTGTTGACGTCCCATGATCAGTTGGGAAATACAGGTAAAAAAACCGGTTTCTGGCTGGAAGAGTTTGCTGCCCCTTACTACGTGTTTAAAGATGCAGGCGCCGAGGTCGTGCTGGCATCGCCGGCTGGCGGACAGCCGCCGCTGGATCCGAAAAGCGATTTACCGGAATTTCAAACCGAGCTGACCCACCGTTTCAAGGCCGATCCGGCCGCTCAGCAGGCACTGGCTACGACAGTAAAACTGGACAGCGTCAGCATGGATGATTTCGACACGGTGTTCTATCCGGGGGGGCATGGCCCGCTGTGGGATTTGGCTGAATCGCCGACCTCTATTGCCCTGATTGAAGCGTTTGAACGTGCCGGGAAGCCGATAGGTTTTGTCTGCCATGCGCCCGGCGTGTTGCGCCACGTCAAGGCGGCGAATGGTGAGCCGCTGATCAAAGGCCGTCGGGTTACCGGGTTTACCAATTCGGAAGAAGCCGCGGTGGAATTAACCGATGTGGTGCCGTTTTTGATTGAAGACGAGTTCCAAAAACTGGGTGGGTTGTACTCCAAGGGACCGGACTGGCACCCCTATCTGGTTGAAGACGGCAAGTTGATTACCGGTCAGAATCCGGCCAGTTCGGAAGTGGTCGCCAAAGCATTGTTAAAACAGCTGGCTTAA
- a CDS encoding AzlC family ABC transporter permease, with the protein MSLSIFTALSRRYSPDSASSQFVSGAVAMLPLCVSVIPWGILAGSMAVQAGLTFWQGVGMSAIIFAGAAQLVTLGLLMSGSSAVTVLLTVMVITAQHLIYGLTLRPTIAPLAARYRLLLGFLLTDELFALAIAAKTRLTTAYLIGAGLTFYLCWVTCSLAGIVMAHALPNLERYHLDFSIVATFITLVVPMVKRLPVLAGTLFSLFMSMLLAYWRIEGAMMIAGLGGMALAVITARLTGETSGETS; encoded by the coding sequence ATGTCATTGTCAATTTTCACCGCTTTGTCACGGCGGTATTCGCCGGATTCGGCATCCAGCCAGTTTGTCAGCGGCGCTGTCGCCATGCTGCCGCTGTGCGTTTCGGTTATTCCCTGGGGGATTCTGGCCGGTTCGATGGCCGTGCAGGCCGGGCTGACATTCTGGCAAGGGGTCGGCATGTCGGCGATTATCTTTGCCGGCGCAGCGCAACTGGTGACGCTTGGCCTGTTGATGTCCGGCAGCAGCGCCGTGACCGTGTTACTGACCGTGATGGTGATTACCGCCCAACATCTGATTTACGGGCTGACATTACGCCCCACCATCGCACCGTTAGCAGCACGCTATCGCCTGTTACTCGGTTTTCTGCTGACGGATGAGCTGTTTGCGCTGGCCATTGCGGCCAAAACCCGGCTGACTACCGCTTATCTGATCGGCGCCGGGCTGACGTTCTATCTATGCTGGGTAACCTGTAGCCTGGCGGGAATCGTGATGGCCCACGCACTCCCCAATCTTGAGCGCTACCATCTGGATTTTTCTATTGTCGCGACCTTTATCACGCTGGTGGTGCCGATGGTGAAACGTCTGCCGGTACTGGCGGGGACGCTGTTTTCACTGTTCATGTCGATGTTGCTGGCTTACTGGCGTATCGAAGGGGCGATGATGATCGCCGGGTTAGGCGGTATGGCTCTGGCCGTTATCACGGCCCGGCTCACCGGAGAAACATCAGGAGAAACATCATGA
- a CDS encoding organic hydroperoxide resistance protein, with amino-acid sequence MAVEKVLYRAQASVTGGRDGHAVSEDNHLDLKLTTPRELGGLGGSGTNPEQLFAAGYAACFTGALKLVASKEKVLVPSTTVIEGLVGIGQSGDGFGIEVELRITIPGMDKVQAQALVEKAHQVCPYSNATRGNVDVTLTVL; translated from the coding sequence ATGGCTGTTGAAAAAGTACTGTATCGTGCCCAGGCGTCGGTAACCGGCGGGCGGGATGGACACGCGGTGTCTGAGGATAATCACCTCGACCTGAAACTGACCACGCCGCGTGAATTGGGTGGGCTCGGTGGTTCCGGCACCAACCCCGAACAGCTGTTTGCCGCCGGTTATGCCGCATGTTTTACCGGCGCGCTGAAACTGGTGGCCTCCAAAGAGAAGGTGCTGGTGCCGTCAACCACCGTGATTGAAGGGCTGGTGGGCATTGGTCAATCCGGTGATGGTTTCGGCATCGAAGTTGAGCTGCGGATTACCATTCCCGGCATGGATAAGGTACAGGCGCAGGCACTGGTGGAAAAAGCGCATCAGGTTTGCCCGTACTCCAACGCGACTCGCGGCAATGTAGATGTGACGCTGACGGTGCTGTAA
- the mnmC gene encoding bifunctional tRNA (5-methylaminomethyl-2-thiouridine)(34)-methyltransferase MnmD/FAD-dependent 5-carboxymethylaminomethyl-2-thiouridine(34) oxidoreductase MnmC — protein MTSPAIQHADLNWNDQGTPVSQQFDDVYFSNQDGLAETRYVFLQGNGFPQRFLEHTGPVLTIAETGFGTGLNFLTLWQAFDGFRRQQPDAALQRLHFISFEKFPLRQSDLAAAHAAWPELAPFADELQRQWPLALPGCHRLILAQGRITLDLWFGDVNTLLPRLDNSLTHHIDAWFLDGFAPAKNPDMWTETLFNAMAHLCRHGGTFATFTAAGFVRRGLQQAGFQVSKIKGFGQKREMLCGTVLHRSEPPHPFPWYARPAAAHPQEVAIIGGGIAAVLTALALQRRGAQVTLYCADEQVGQRASGNRQGALYPLLNDKQDALSGFFATAFGFAHRCYDDLAAQGVAFEHDWCGVSQLAYDEKSTRKLAQILAGNWPDMLVHPADADTLTEQAGLPLHTHGLTYPQGGWLCPAELTESAFMLACRQGLQAHLAVSVTALAPTGNSWQLTLADGRQVRHATVVLANGHQINDWEQTRHLPVYAVRGQVSHLPDTPPLSALRQVLCYDGYLTPVSPRHQTHCIGASYHRGDTTTDYREAEQRQNRQRLIDCLPDSDWPTSIDISGQQARCGVRCAIRDHLPLIGQVPDYQQTLAGYQHLPEQLAAGAEIAAAPAWPNLYLLGALGSRGLCSAPLAAEILASQLFGEPLPLDSDTLAALHPHRFWVRKLLKGKAV, from the coding sequence GTGACCAGCCCCGCCATCCAACATGCAGACCTGAATTGGAACGATCAGGGTACACCTGTATCGCAACAGTTTGATGACGTCTATTTTTCCAACCAGGACGGGCTGGCGGAAACCCGCTATGTCTTTCTGCAAGGCAACGGTTTTCCGCAACGCTTCCTTGAACATACCGGCCCGGTGCTGACCATTGCGGAAACCGGTTTTGGTACCGGGCTGAATTTCTTGACGTTATGGCAGGCGTTCGACGGGTTTCGCCGGCAACAGCCGGATGCCGCCTTGCAGCGCCTGCACTTCATCAGTTTTGAAAAGTTTCCGCTGCGTCAGTCGGATCTGGCCGCCGCACATGCCGCCTGGCCGGAGCTGGCTCCCTTCGCCGATGAACTGCAACGACAATGGCCGCTGGCGCTGCCCGGTTGTCATCGGCTGATTCTTGCACAAGGACGCATCACGCTAGATCTGTGGTTCGGTGATGTCAATACGCTGCTGCCGAGGTTGGACAACAGCCTGACGCACCATATCGATGCCTGGTTTTTGGATGGATTTGCGCCGGCTAAAAATCCGGACATGTGGACTGAAACCTTGTTTAACGCTATGGCGCATCTGTGCCGCCACGGGGGAACGTTCGCCACCTTCACCGCCGCCGGTTTTGTGCGTCGCGGCCTGCAACAGGCAGGGTTTCAGGTCAGCAAAATCAAAGGATTCGGACAGAAGCGGGAAATGCTATGCGGCACCGTCTTGCATCGCAGCGAACCGCCTCACCCATTCCCCTGGTACGCGCGCCCCGCCGCTGCGCATCCGCAAGAGGTGGCGATTATCGGCGGCGGTATCGCTGCCGTCCTGACGGCGCTCGCGCTGCAACGGCGCGGTGCGCAGGTTACGCTGTATTGCGCCGACGAACAGGTGGGGCAACGCGCCTCCGGCAATCGGCAGGGGGCGCTCTATCCACTGCTGAATGACAAGCAGGATGCCTTGTCAGGGTTCTTCGCCACCGCATTCGGCTTCGCACACCGCTGCTACGACGACCTCGCTGCACAAGGTGTGGCGTTTGAACACGACTGGTGCGGCGTTAGCCAACTGGCTTACGATGAAAAAAGCACACGTAAACTTGCACAGATTCTGGCGGGCAACTGGCCGGATATGCTGGTGCACCCGGCGGATGCCGACACGCTGACCGAACAGGCCGGCCTGCCGTTGCACACCCATGGCCTCACCTACCCACAGGGTGGTTGGCTATGCCCGGCCGAACTGACCGAATCAGCCTTCATGCTGGCCTGCAGACAAGGGCTCCAGGCGCACCTTGCCGTCAGCGTGACGGCACTCGCGCCGACCGGTAACAGCTGGCAACTGACGCTGGCGGATGGCCGTCAGGTGCGTCACGCAACGGTGGTGCTGGCGAACGGTCATCAGATAAACGACTGGGAGCAGACCCGTCACCTACCCGTTTACGCGGTACGTGGCCAGGTCAGTCACCTCCCCGACACGCCGCCGTTATCGGCGCTGCGTCAGGTGCTGTGTTACGACGGTTACCTGACGCCGGTCAGCCCACGTCATCAGACACACTGCATCGGTGCCAGTTATCATCGTGGCGACACCACCACCGATTACCGTGAAGCCGAACAACGGCAGAACCGTCAGCGGCTCATTGATTGCCTGCCCGACAGCGACTGGCCGACCTCGATAGACATTTCCGGGCAACAGGCGCGATGCGGCGTGCGTTGCGCCATTCGCGATCATCTGCCGTTGATCGGTCAGGTGCCCGATTACCAGCAAACACTCGCCGGGTATCAACATCTGCCCGAACAGCTTGCCGCTGGCGCAGAGATAGCCGCGGCCCCCGCCTGGCCGAATCTCTATCTGCTCGGCGCGTTGGGCTCGCGCGGCTTATGTTCTGCACCGCTGGCCGCCGAAATCCTGGCATCCCAGTTATTCGGCGAACCGCTACCGCTGGATAGCGATACGCTGGCGGCGTTGCATCCTCATCGTTTCTGGGTAAGAAAGTTGCTGAAAGGCAAAGCGGTATAA